A DNA window from Porites lutea chromosome 6, jaPorLute2.1, whole genome shotgun sequence contains the following coding sequences:
- the LOC140941595 gene encoding tyrosinase-like has protein sequence MRFRHYWFIVCLSNAWIVFEAGHSEKDTNDSSPMECKEGSFMLNTCEERCECKKGKLTSCYRVRKDFTKMTIEDRKRYINTYKLASVHPVVKKHYEKLIALHNTAGDQAKVPEAFLPFHRWFLVEMENVLRRIDCRVTLPYWDWSKNTHHWWRGTGDEDLWNPADHGLGGDGNYTDDNCVEDGAFSKDKWRLLDVSGGGCLRRNFTKDNLLYDIDHVKKTLSLPLEEFEQFEETVRVDYHLLPHNAIGGTMMNPLIAANAPELLLHHSFMDKLWYQWQNKGDEYKNVYFPSVPFKLYGSKYYGREWIDSSNLPGQVKVLYEE, from the coding sequence ATGAGGTTTCGTCATTATTGGTTCATTGTTTGTCTTAGTAATGCCTGGATCGTTTTTGAGGCGGGCCATTCAGAAAAGGACACTAACGATTCAAGTCCAATGGAGTGCAAGGAAGGAAGTTTCATGTTGAACACGTGTGAAGAGCGTTGTGAATGCAAGAAAGGTAAACTAACCAGCTGTTACCGCGTGAGAAAGGATTTTACCAAAATGACCATCGAGGACAGAAAACGTTATATTAACACTTATAAGCTGGCATCGGTCCATCCTGTGGTTAAGAAACATTATGAGAAATTGATAGCTCTCCACAACACCGCTGGAGATCAAGCAAAAGTTCCTGAAGCCTTTTTGCCCTTTCACCGGTGGTTTTTGGTTGAGATGGAAAACGTACTGCGCAGAATCGACTGTCGTGTGACTTTACCCTACTGGGATTGGAGCAAAAACACTCATCATTGGTGGAGAGGAACTGGTGACGAAGACCTTTGGAACCCTGCTGATCATGGTTTAGGAGGAGATGGAAATTATACCGATGACAACTGTGTGGAGGACGGAGCTTTCAGCAAAGATAAATGGCGTCTCTTAGACGTGTCTGGAGGAGGGTGTTTAAGAAGGAATTTTACGAAAGACAACCTTCTCTACGATATTGATCACGTGAAGAAAACTTTATCGCTGCCCCTGGAAGAGTTCGAACAATTTGAAGAAACTGTCCGTGTAGACTATCACTTGTTGCCTCACAACGCAATCGGTGGTACAATGATGAATCCTCTAATAGCAGCAAATGCCCCAGAACTGCTTCTTCACCATTCATTTATGGACAAACTGTGGTATCAATGGCAAAACAAAGGAGATGAATACAAAAATGTCTACTTCCCAAGCgtgcctttcaaactttatgGATCAAAGTATTATGGCCGGGAATGGATTGATTCTAGTAACCTTCCGGGTCAGGTGAAAGTTCTTTACgaagaatga